The Impatiens glandulifera chromosome 3, dImpGla2.1, whole genome shotgun sequence genome contains a region encoding:
- the LOC124931125 gene encoding transcription factor DIVARICATA-like, whose protein sequence is MVEMESLSCLMQENNSLKKMIRWSKEENKMFERAIAMFDEEIPDRWQRIAAMIPGKSVSDVMKQYSELEADVCDIEAGLVPIPGYFSSSFTVEMMANCRVFGPLRSTKRPFINRSSSSSSDHERKKGIPWTEEEHRRFLMGLEKHGKGDWRNISRNYVISKTPTQVASHAQKYFIRQNSLGSSTGGSSSSNGGGGGGGKDKRRPSIHDITTFHISSSSSASMYKKSGNKSQSSSNGQTINSPNAFLNWTRGRGDTFAQYPPYGFASNMA, encoded by the exons ATGGTGGAAATGGAGAGTCTTTCTTGTTTGATGCAAGAGAATAATAgtttgaagaagatgataagATGGAGTAAAGAAGAGAACAAAATGTTTGAAAGAGCTATAGCTATGTTTGATGAGGAAATTCCAGACAGATGGCAAAGAATAGCAGCCATGATTCCTGGAAAATCAGTTTCAGATGTTATGAAACAGTACAGTGAATTGGAAGCAGATGTTTGTGATATTGAAGCTGGATTAGTTCCAATTCCTGGTTACTTCTCATCCTCTTTTACAGTAGAGATGATGGCCAATTGTCGCGTTTTTGGTCCTTTGAGATCAACAAAGAGACCTTTCATTAACagatcttcttcatcatcttctgaTCATGAGAGGAAGAAAGGGATACCATGGACAGAAGAAGAACACAG acGGTTTCTCATGGGACTTGAAAAGCATGGAAAAGGAGATTGGAGAAACATTTCAAGGAATTATGTCATATCCAAGACACCAACTCAAGTGGCAAGCCATGCTCAAAAGTACTTCATAAGGCAGAATTCTCTTGGCAGCAGCACTGgcggcagcagcagcagcaacggtggtggtggtggcggtGGCAAAGATAAAAGGCGGCCAAGCATTCATGACATAACCACCTTCCATATCAGTAGTAGTAGTTCAGCCTCCATGTACAAGAAAAGTGGAAACAAATCCCAATCGTCGTCAAACGGGCAGACAATTAACTCGCCAAACGCGTTTCTTAACTGGACTCGGGGTCGTGGTGACACATTCGCTCAATATCCACCTTACGGGTTTGCATCAAACATGGCCTGA
- the LOC124930796 gene encoding 50S ribosomal protein L9 has translation MAYVRYGKNILRHITSIREPRILLGPENVLHHPLLHAGQGVRYRKLDVILTTTIDKLGKAGETVKVAPGYFRNYLMPKLLAVPSIDKYIYLIREQRKIYQPKEDEEVKVVAKKVTTSADNMSEHATAARRLENAVLTLRKDIKVGEVKELRSPVTKEELIAEVARQLHVQISGDNIHLPSPLTTVGEHALSLRFPKAIPLFDGKLQWTLNVKIRRKTLKVKVKRNIIPKPKSAVAAPPAPVETQM, from the exons ATGGCTTACGTGCGATATGGTAAAAATATTCTCCGTCATATCACTTCCATCAGAGAACCAAGAATTCTCTTAGGACCCGAAAATGTGTTGCATCACCCACTGCTGCATGCTGGTCAAGGTGTTAGATACAGAAAGTTGGATGTTATTCTTACAACG ACCATAGACAAGCTTGGGAAAGCTGGTGAGACAGTGAAGGTTGCTCCTGGTTATTTCCGCAACTATTTGATGCCTAAGTTGCTTGCTGTGCCAAGTATTGACAAGTATATCTATCTCATTAGAGAACAACGAAAG ATTTACCAGCCAAAGGAAGATGAAGAGGTCAAAGTTGTTGCAAAAAAAGTAACAACAAGTGCAGACAACATGAGCGAACATGCAACAGCAGCAAGGCGCCTCGAAAATGCAGTGCTG ACTTTAAGGAAGGATATTAAGGTTGGTGAAGTTAAGGAATTAAGATCACCAGTAACCAAAGAAGAACTTATTGCGGAG GTGGCAAGGCAACTTCACGTTCAAATTTCAGGAGATAACATACACCTGCCTTCACCTCTAACAACTGTTGGAGAGCATGCATTAAGCCTTCGGTTTCCAAAGGCCATACCTTTGTTTGATGGTAAACTGCAGTGGACTCTGAATGTTAAGATTAGGCGGAAAACACTCAAAGTGAAGGTCAAGAGAAATATCATTCCCAAACCTAAGTCGGCTGTTGCTGCTCCTCCTGCTCCTGTTGAAACCCAAATGTAA
- the LOC124930226 gene encoding LIM domain-containing protein WLIM2b-like, whose protein sequence is MSFTGTQQKCKACEKTVYPVELLSADGIPYHKSCFKCSHCKGTLALSNYSSMEGVLYCKPHFEQLFKETGNFNKNFQSPAKSAEKSTPFLTKSPSKAAGMFSGTQEKCATCGKTAYPLEKVTVESLSYHKSCFKCSHGGCAITPSNYAALEGILYCKHHFSQLFKEKGSYNHLIKCASVKRDAAAAAATASIPDA, encoded by the exons ATGTCTTTTACCGGAACACAACAGAAATGCAAGGCTTGTGAGAAGACAGTTTACCCTGTCGAACTCTTATCTGCCGATGGAATTCCTTATCACAAATCATGCTTCAAGTGCAGTCATTGCAAGGGCACTCTTGCG CTCAGCAATTACTCTTCAATGGAAGGTGTTCTATACTGTAAACCTCACTTTGAACAACTCTTCAAGGAGACTGGCAATTTCAACAAAAATTTCCAGTCAC CTGCGAAATCAGCTGAGAAGTCAACTCCATTTCTG ACAAAATCCCCTAGCAAAGCAGCAGGTATGTTTTCTGGTACACAAGAGAAATGTGCAACATGTGGCAAGACAGCTTATCCATTGGAGAAG GTAACGGTGGAGAGCCTATCGTACCACAAATCGTGCTTCAAGTGTTCTCACGGTGGATGTGCAATCACGCCATCGAACTATGCTGCTCTGGAGGGAATATTATACTGTAAGCACCACTTTTCTCAACTTTTCAAGGAGAAGGGTAGCTATAATCATCTTATCAAATGTGCTTCGGTAAAACGAGATgctgcagcagcagcagcaactgCCTCTATTCCAGATGCATGA
- the LOC124930225 gene encoding nuclear transcription factor Y subunit A-7-like, whose translation MVDKTDNEVSKQQKYSEDQLCPSPKTGTCQPGIATSNIPFVIPPQQIGAGNVLGHGAYSYPDPYYRSIFSSCSPQPYSLQSCPVPSMVHLQLMGIQQAGVPLPSDAVEEPVFVNAKQYHGIMRRRQSRLKAEAENKALKAKKPYLHESRHQHALRRPRGCGGRFVNTKKTDNMQKDGTPPPPDNATIPKSNKNGLVISESTTNSS comes from the exons ATGGTTGATAAAACTG ATAATGAGGTTAGCAAGCAGCAAAAGTATTCAGAAGATCAGCTCTGTCCATCTCCTAAGACAGGAACTTGTCAACCTGGAATTGCGACCTCAAATATACCATTTGTAATCCCTCCTCAGCAGATTGGAGCAGGAAATGTTCTG GGTCATGGTGCCTACTCGTATCCAGATCCTTACTACAGAAGCATATTTTCTTCTTGCAGCCCACAGCCATATTCTCTACAGTCGTGTCCAGTGCCATCGATG GTTCATCTTCAGCTGATGGGAATCCAGCAAGCTGGTGTTCCATTGCCATCGGATGCAGTTGAGGAGCCTGTTTTTGTAAATGCTAAACAGTATCATGGCATAATGAGGCGCAGACAATCTCGCTTGAAAGCCGAGGCAGAGAACAAAGCTCTCAAGGCTAAAAAG CCATATTTGCATGAATCTCGACACCAACATGCTTTGAGAAGACCTAGAGGTTGTGGAGGGCGTTTTGTGAATACAAAGAAGACAGACAATATGCAAAAAGACGGAACGCCTCCTCCTCCTGATAATGCAACAATACCGAAGTCCAATAAAAACGGGCTTGTAATATCAGAAAGTACGACAAACTCTTCTTAA